In Mycoplasma sp. OR1901, the following are encoded in one genomic region:
- a CDS encoding DEAD/DEAH box helicase family protein — protein MDQKNNHNDIYFNSEKELEDAIIKHLEANYRVDKKIEFLNENSENQYGKTIYGKTHQDLKQNWCNILNNINANILDGYKLKVKHIDMILKQCAKFNLTELTNKVLKYGSLPKIAYFKDDYNEDKEYSLVLFKNGGSNQNILGNNDSVGNFLNTKDPVYQIARQVRFNDIDGRIIPDIILLINGLPVLIIELKLRGTDTHLAIQQLKNYNQYISNYNARESQLTMLNFVQILSAMTEKNMYYTPNQTDYNNIPSNITDWLYFTSWNPTDKKNKPIHKWNEVVKYFFNIPTVHDMVSKYTVENIQNDKLFLLRSYQYHAIHNILEKLEQSYRNDDQESKVGYVWHTTGSGKTLTSFKLAQLLKERYSNKKIFIVIDRVALASQTEDEYNRFSNNSEDIKITKTQNSYNLKREISSNTNNQKIIITSIQKIKKIYDTLSENVIENNKRRSKDFIFIFDEAHRSTEGTQFASFKEMFPHSKFIGFTGTPIMNDDVNERLEKETTKSIFGDLMHSYTIKDGIKDKKVLPFKIFIDYPKYLVKLFSSASNIEELEKSDKDKNKLLSLYQDYRKFVKEDESGKLSFEELEITKKTIEDKYNIKLKNLDYSENSEYDLLIGVDENNFDEAIKIEKKLKEMNFYDNNAYKSWIVEELIQKIISNKKSGGRLHKYSSLFAVESKDDAIKYFNIFEQKLKEYKHKVNFTLLFDFSESNTEKGVIEKKEFYTKMLNNYNNTFKTNFDIDHLNDLYKEDILKRLKQEGNNYRISSKDDINNKKLDILIVVDQLLTGYDSKYIDTIYFDKHISQDYLLIQAISRTNRILLQTQEEKATTWPKESGKIRFFRQGATMKYILNKAFKKYGNENNSEENNVWISELKPEKIKNKINNHWTFINEISNKIGFKNDFNKLPDKLYDELTKYKETKKETEIIKNAKYFKNYANELLKTWIQFSNLEVEEKNQIIDDIKITFKLDDTIQILRIVEKIKNRAEEISDIINSKDGENNDKDDIYNIINEEFLKDCETFLSEKPDEIIDNEYLEKNIENEQKLEISRDQINDALAKFSYVDQEFLNDKISELKFTSILELEEFISEKIQERTQKEIEQKYTFFSNATGLTNQEIDHFISEFLESPDTKSIIRDNMHKKIIENTNKNNEILENYYQYCQSNFNINVSANNPSKISGSNSKKCIWSFVESNIKK, from the coding sequence ATGGATCAAAAAAATAATCACAATGACATTTATTTTAACTCAGAAAAAGAGTTAGAAGATGCGATAATAAAACACCTTGAAGCTAATTACAGAGTTGACAAAAAAATAGAATTTTTAAATGAAAATTCTGAAAATCAATATGGAAAGACTATTTATGGAAAGACACATCAAGATTTAAAACAAAATTGATGTAATATTTTAAATAACATAAACGCTAATATACTTGATGGATACAAGTTAAAAGTAAAACATATTGATATGATTTTAAAACAATGTGCTAAGTTTAATTTGACAGAATTAACAAATAAAGTATTAAAATACGGGTCACTCCCAAAAATAGCATATTTTAAAGATGATTACAATGAAGATAAAGAATATTCGTTAGTACTTTTTAAAAACGGCGGAAGTAACCAAAATATTTTAGGAAACAATGATAGCGTTGGTAATTTTTTAAATACCAAAGATCCTGTTTACCAAATTGCAAGACAAGTTAGATTCAATGATATTGATGGAAGAATAATTCCAGATATTATTTTATTAATCAACGGACTTCCTGTTTTGATAATCGAACTAAAGTTAAGAGGAACCGATACACATTTAGCTATTCAACAACTCAAAAATTATAATCAATATATTTCTAATTATAATGCAAGAGAATCTCAATTAACAATGCTTAATTTTGTTCAAATACTTTCTGCTATGACAGAAAAAAATATGTATTATACACCTAATCAAACTGATTATAATAATATTCCTAGCAATATTACAGACTGATTATACTTTACAAGTTGAAATCCTACTGACAAAAAGAATAAACCTATTCATAAATGAAATGAAGTGGTAAAATATTTCTTTAATATCCCTACAGTCCATGATATGGTTTCAAAATATACTGTTGAAAACATACAAAATGATAAATTATTTTTACTTAGAAGCTATCAATATCATGCGATTCACAACATTCTTGAAAAATTAGAGCAATCATATAGAAATGATGATCAAGAAAGTAAAGTTGGATATGTTTGACATACAACAGGTTCTGGTAAAACTCTAACAAGTTTTAAATTAGCACAATTATTAAAAGAAAGATATAGTAATAAAAAAATATTTATAGTTATAGATAGAGTAGCTTTAGCTAGTCAAACAGAAGATGAATATAATAGATTCTCAAATAATTCTGAAGATATCAAAATAACCAAAACTCAAAATAGCTATAATCTAAAACGTGAAATATCAAGTAACACTAACAATCAAAAAATAATAATAACATCTATTCAAAAAATTAAAAAAATATACGACACATTAAGTGAGAATGTAATAGAAAATAATAAACGAAGAAGTAAAGATTTTATCTTTATTTTTGATGAAGCGCACCGTTCTACAGAAGGTACTCAATTTGCTAGTTTCAAAGAAATGTTTCCGCATTCTAAATTTATTGGTTTCACAGGAACGCCTATAATGAATGATGATGTAAACGAAAGATTGGAAAAAGAGACTACAAAGAGTATTTTTGGTGATTTAATGCACAGTTATACAATTAAAGATGGAATTAAAGACAAAAAAGTATTACCATTTAAAATTTTCATTGATTACCCAAAATATTTAGTGAAGTTATTTAGTAGTGCAAGCAACATAGAAGAGCTTGAAAAAAGTGATAAAGATAAAAATAAATTATTATCTTTATACCAAGATTATAGAAAGTTTGTAAAAGAAGATGAATCAGGTAAATTAAGTTTTGAAGAATTAGAGATCACCAAAAAAACAATTGAAGATAAATATAATATCAAACTTAAAAATCTAGATTATAGCGAAAATAGTGAGTATGATTTATTAATTGGTGTAGACGAAAATAATTTTGACGAAGCAATAAAAATCGAAAAAAAATTAAAAGAAATGAATTTTTACGATAATAACGCTTATAAAAGTTGAATAGTAGAAGAACTAATTCAAAAGATAATATCAAATAAAAAAAGTGGCGGACGTTTACATAAATATAGCTCACTTTTTGCAGTTGAAAGTAAAGATGACGCTATTAAATATTTCAATATATTCGAACAAAAACTAAAAGAGTATAAACACAAAGTTAATTTCACATTACTTTTTGATTTTAGTGAATCAAACACTGAAAAAGGAGTAATAGAAAAGAAAGAATTTTATACTAAGATGTTAAACAACTATAATAATACTTTTAAAACTAATTTTGATATAGATCATCTTAATGACTTATATAAAGAAGACATATTAAAAAGATTAAAACAAGAAGGTAATAATTATAGAATTTCATCTAAGGATGATATTAATAATAAAAAACTTGATATATTAATAGTCGTGGATCAGTTATTAACTGGATACGACTCAAAATACATTGATACAATATATTTTGATAAACATATTAGTCAAGATTATTTATTAATCCAAGCTATTTCAAGAACAAATAGAATTTTATTACAAACGCAAGAAGAAAAAGCTACAACTTGACCAAAAGAAAGCGGGAAGATTAGATTTTTCCGTCAAGGCGCTACTATGAAATATATTCTTAATAAAGCGTTTAAAAAGTATGGAAACGAAAATAATAGCGAAGAAAATAACGTTTGAATTTCAGAATTAAAACCTGAAAAAATCAAAAATAAAATTAATAACCATTGAACTTTTATTAATGAAATAAGTAATAAAATTGGTTTTAAAAATGATTTTAATAAATTACCAGATAAACTATATGATGAGTTAACAAAATACAAAGAAACAAAAAAAGAAACTGAAATTATAAAAAACGCTAAGTATTTCAAAAATTATGCAAATGAATTATTAAAAACTTGAATTCAATTCAGTAATCTTGAAGTAGAAGAAAAAAACCAAATAATAGATGATATTAAAATCACCTTTAAATTAGATGATACTATTCAAATTTTAAGAATAGTGGAAAAAATTAAAAATAGAGCAGAAGAAATTAGTGATATTATTAATTCAAAAGATGGCGAAAATAACGATAAAGATGATATTTACAACATAATTAATGAAGAGTTTTTAAAAGACTGTGAAACATTTTTATCTGAAAAACCAGATGAAATAATCGATAATGAATATTTAGAAAAAAATATAGAAAATGAACAAAAATTAGAAATAAGTAGAGATCAAATTAATGATGCTCTAGCTAAATTTTCATATGTTGATCAAGAATTTTTAAATGATAAAATTAGTGAATTAAAATTTACAAGCATATTAGAATTAGAAGAATTTATTTCTGAAAAGATTCAAGAAAGAACTCAAAAAGAAATTGAACAGAAATATACATTTTTCTCTAATGCAACAGGTTTAACTAACCAAGAAATTGATCATTTTATAAGTGAGTTTTTAGAATCGCCAGATACTAAGTCAATTATTAGAGATAATATGCATAAAAAAATTATTGAAAATACTAATAAAAATAATGAAATATTAGAAAATTATTACCAATATTGTCAAAGCAATTTTAATATAAACGTTAGTGCTAATAACCCAAGTAAAATTTCTGGATCTAACTCAAAGAAATGTATTTGAAGCTTTGTTGAATCAAATATTAAAAAGTAA